The Microvirga lotononidis nucleotide sequence AATCCTCATCATCTATTTTGCAGGGCACGGCGAGAAGATCGAAGGCGGTTTCGGGCTGATATTGCACGACACGCGACAGGCCGACCTAGCCCGGACGGCGCTGACCAGCGCCCAGCTCGACCGAATTTTCTCTGGCTGCAGGGCGCGGGGCCTACTGATAATCCTGGATTGCTGTGGTGGCGCGGCGCTAGCAGAGAATGCGCCCGCCTTCATGCAGCGGGTTGGGCAGCACGATTTCCGCATCCTCCTGAGCGCCTCGCGGGTCGATCAGTCGTCGTGGGAGACCTCGCGCGGATCCGTCTTTACCAAACACCTGATCGATGTCGTGGAAGGGACCACGCAGGTTTCTGCCACACCCGGCCAAGTCTACTTCAATGACCTGTTGCGGCACTTGCGTAACTCAGTGGCTGAGGAGATTGCCAACGCAGGTGGGGAGTTGCCCCCACAGGAGCCGGTGTTCAATGGCGGCTACATCGACGATCCGCTGATCTTCGTTCACACTGGGGAGACGCTGAAGCAGATCCGCGTGAAGGTCCAACGGTATTCGCAATCCTATGTGCGTGCGCGCATTCGCTTCACCATTCTGCTCATTGTGAGCCTATTGCTCCTCGGACTTGGCGGTTTCTGGCTCGTGCTCGATCAACATTACTTTCTTCAGGCAGGCGACCGTTCGACGGCCGTGTATCATGGCTACCCTGGCTTGAGTGGTCTAGGGTATCCCAAGCTGCTTTGGGCTGCTGAAGTACAGCGCAATTTCCTCAAGCCCGACAGCCCGCTCGTCAACAACGAAACGGTTGTTGCAAGACGCACCCAGCCTCCGTTCGCCACCCTCTTGGCCGAACTGTCTCCGGCAGGCCAGTCCATGTTGTGGGTTTGGGCTGGTCAGAAGGAAGAAGCACGACGCCGGGCCAAGGCGGGCATGGACGCCGTCGGTGCGGACCGGCCGAACGATTGGGCGGAATTGGCGCAACTCTTCGCTGCCAACGCGACGGCTGCGGACATAGCGCCACTTGAGGTACTGAGCCGACATCAGAATGTTTCCGTGGTTCAGGCCGCATTGCGGGCGCTGGCGCGGCTCAAACGAACTGACGCAGTCGAGGCCCTATCCCGGCGAGGCTTCGACATGAATCAGGCCGGCATCCATGTCAACGCGCTGAAGTATTGGGATCGGCCCTGCGACGACACGCTGCGGGACTATCTGAACAAGTTCCAGCGCGCCATGTCTTATAAGCAGTTCGTACGCGCGACACTCGAAACAGCATTGGATACACAATGTACCATTGACCTTGACCCGTTGCTGGCCGCCGACCGGGCCTACCTGGGCGCGGTCGCAACCTACTGGGCAACGCTGGGCGGCGAAACGCCAGGGGCACTTGCCAAGAATATCCAAGGTGAGATTGCAGTCACGATCACGCGTATTGCCGAGGGTGACCACGGGGTAGTGCAGAAGGGATTCCCCATCCTAGATCGCCTCGTCGAGATGGGGCTTGCCTTGCCAAAAACCGACTGTCCTGTGCCTGCCACGGAAACAGGGTCCGCGCCGGCGCGCCAGAGCGTCATTGGCCGTTTCAGACAACTCATGGCGGCGCTCGACGGCGTGTCAAGCCCGACAGCATTCCGCTACGAGCGCACGCGTTTGGCCGCATACCTGGCTGCGACATGCAAAGGCGTCACGGTGATCCTGATCCCTGCAGAGCAACCCGGCGCCCAGTGGTCGATCGCACTTGTGCAAGGAACAGAGCAGCAAATCGTAATGCAGTTTGCTTTCAATTCCAGCAACGTACCGATCGACGCTATTCAACTGGCCGAGTATATTACGGCGCCAGACCAAGCCGCGCCGCTTCAGGAGTTGGCTGCTGGCAATCTCGATGCATATTGGAAGTCACGGATTCTGCGGAAGCTACGCCTGTTGAAGGTGCCTGCCGCGCCGATCAACCCTTTCTTTAGCCGCGGAGAGGTGGAGCTTCAGGTCGAGGCCTACCTATGGCAGGCCTCGAGCGATCACGAAGGCGCGTTGCGCGCAGCTCTGGCGCGGCTGAATGACCCCACCGCTGAATTCCTTCCCGCGTTGTTGACACTTTTGGACAAGGACGAAAGTTCGCGCGCCGTAATCATGCGCGCCTTGGCCGGGGCTGTTTCGGATGAGACCCGGCGCACCGCGCTCATCACCCTGTTCGGGACTAAAGATCAAGTTGCCGAAAGGCTAGCTTCACCCCAATCAGAGATTCGCGCAGTCGCGATCGACTATCTTCAATTCCGTGACGATCTTCTCGACGTTGCCGCGGTCGCGCAGCCGGCGCTGGTGATGCCGACCTTCTTTTCAGCAAATTTCACGAACATTGCGTTTCACCGCAGCCGGATCCGCGCTGATCTCGCTTCGACGCCTGACTGGGCGATCGCAGTCCGCTCGAAGCTAATGCTCGATACACGCAACGATCTGTCAAGTGGCCTGCGCCTTTGGATCGACCGGGAGACACGGCGGCGCACCGAAGGCTTGCCGCTGGGTAGCGAATGAGCGCGCGACCGCGCAATTTATATACCAATTTCAATTACAAATAGATTCGGAGTTTTATTTTAGGTGTCGCGCCATTTAGAGCAGTCTGAGGTCGCACGGATTCACCTGGTTTGATTCCATAGTTGTGGGCTGGCAAAGAGGGATTTCAGCATAAAGGCACCTCTGTCTCTCGACCTGCTCCAACACCTTGTGGCTGCCGTTGAGGAAGGTAGTCCGATCCGCCAAGGGCCGTGGCCCACACTCTCGAGGTGGTGCGCTCGAACCTTGTCAAGCAGACACAGCCGCAACCCTCCCGCCCGCGCGGCCGGCCGCCCTTACCGAATGCCGCTGTGGTCGAAAAGATCAAGGCTGTGATTGCCACCATGCCCACCTACGGCTATCGGCAGGTGCATGCCGCTCTGGCGCGCCGAGCGCATGAGCAGGGCCCGGGTCCCTCCCAACCACAAGCGGGTTTATCGCGTGATGAAGGTGCACGGCCTGCGGCTCCAGCGGCATGCGGGCGGCGTCGGGACACGCCAGCACGACGGGCGCATCGCGGTCGCGCACTGCAATCTCCGATCGTGCTCGGACGGATTTGAGCTCGATTGTGACAATGGCGAGAAGATGCGGGTGGCCTTTGCCCTTGATTGTTGTGACCGCGAGGCGCTGGGCTATGTCGCCACCACAGAGAGGATCAAGGGCGAGGATGTCTGCAATCTGATGCTCAGCGCAGTCGGGCATCGCTTCGGGCCTGTGAACCGGCTGCCGCACATGGTCGAGTAGCTGATTGACAGCGAGAGCTGCAACGTGGCGGGGCCGACCTAGTCGTTTGCTCGGGAGACTGGACTGGAGCCGCGTACCACACCGCTGGAGAGCCCGCAATCGAATGGCATGGCTGAGGCCTTCGTGCGCACGATCAAGCGCGATTATACCCGTGTCAGTTCCTGTCCAGATGCCCGCTCCGTGATGGCCGCACTGCCGGGCTGGTTTGCTCATGACAACCAGCTTCAACCGCATCGGACTCACGGCTATCATTCACCTCGCGAGTTCATCGCGGCCTGTCAATTCAAGGAAGCTGTGTCCACTCTTTAAGGGGCAGCAACAAGAAGTGCGCGGATCATGTGCGGCTGCCTAGAGACAGCAGGTGCGGTTGCACCGACGTGAAAGTAGACATTTCCAGAATATTCTTGAACCACCCTCCTTATCCTTATCATCAGGCATTACTCGAATGCGCACCGCCACACCCCTTTGTTGCAGCTTGACGCCGAGTCACTTGCATTTGCATCCTTTCGGCAGAATTGGTCACGGTCATATCGCGCACGTGCCCTGCCGTTCCTGATGTGCCCCGGAGGACACGGGTATGCGTCATGGCTGAGGTCATTCAAACGATCTTTATCGACCCACCCATTGCTGTGGCGCGCCTCGGAAGCAGTTCCGAGTCACAAGAGGGATTTATGTGGGCCCGGTCGCCTGATCCGCGTGCCCATGGTGAAACCGCAGTTATACCGGATTGGACCCTGCGCGTACTGCCCGATGGCTCAGTTGAACCCTACCTGCCTGGGGAGTTGCGCTTCCGAGACGGTCCGCAAGTCCGTCCGGTTTCCCCATTTTTCGAGGTTTGGGTA carries:
- a CDS encoding caspase family protein, with the translated sequence MVLTSMLSGSIQATAFGDLTRAVLVGVSNFEDKAFRELKACAPETERLGAALTDPAGCRIPDQNVDVVVDARATLDQVIPLLQAASSAATPDQILIIYFAGHGEKIEGGFGLILHDTRQADLARTALTSAQLDRIFSGCRARGLLIILDCCGGAALAENAPAFMQRVGQHDFRILLSASRVDQSSWETSRGSVFTKHLIDVVEGTTQVSATPGQVYFNDLLRHLRNSVAEEIANAGGELPPQEPVFNGGYIDDPLIFVHTGETLKQIRVKVQRYSQSYVRARIRFTILLIVSLLLLGLGGFWLVLDQHYFLQAGDRSTAVYHGYPGLSGLGYPKLLWAAEVQRNFLKPDSPLVNNETVVARRTQPPFATLLAELSPAGQSMLWVWAGQKEEARRRAKAGMDAVGADRPNDWAELAQLFAANATAADIAPLEVLSRHQNVSVVQAALRALARLKRTDAVEALSRRGFDMNQAGIHVNALKYWDRPCDDTLRDYLNKFQRAMSYKQFVRATLETALDTQCTIDLDPLLAADRAYLGAVATYWATLGGETPGALAKNIQGEIAVTITRIAEGDHGVVQKGFPILDRLVEMGLALPKTDCPVPATETGSAPARQSVIGRFRQLMAALDGVSSPTAFRYERTRLAAYLAATCKGVTVILIPAEQPGAQWSIALVQGTEQQIVMQFAFNSSNVPIDAIQLAEYITAPDQAAPLQELAAGNLDAYWKSRILRKLRLLKVPAAPINPFFSRGEVELQVEAYLWQASSDHEGALRAALARLNDPTAEFLPALLTLLDKDESSRAVIMRALAGAVSDETRRTALITLFGTKDQVAERLASPQSEIRAVAIDYLQFRDDLLDVAAVAQPALVMPTFFSANFTNIAFHRSRIRADLASTPDWAIAVRSKLMLDTRNDLSSGLRLWIDRETRRRTEGLPLGSE